Proteins encoded in a region of the Candidatus Methylomirabilis limnetica genome:
- a CDS encoding DUF4160 domain-containing protein produces the protein MRVKDYKFWFYEADLDERPHVHVGKQGREAKFWLKPVGWARAGRLMTHSIKSA, from the coding sequence ATGCGCGTCAAGGATTACAAGTTCTGGTTTTATGAGGCTGATCTCGATGAGCGACCGCACGTTCATGTCGGCAAACAAGGCAGAGAAGCAAAGTTCTGGCTTAAACCCGTTGGATGGGCGCGCGCGGGTAGACTTATGACTCATAGCATAAAATCGGCATAG
- a CDS encoding ATP-binding response regulator: MNEKQTPVRVLIVDDNPGKRAALAAALEGLDLALATVDSGAQALRELLAQDFALALLDVNMPIMDGFETATMIRGRPRSAHLPIIFVTAERDADSTRLQGYALGAVDYIASPIIPEILRAKVAVFADLYRLRERSERNGEELLRKSEQIERQNLLLQYANRMKDEFLANTSHELRAPLNSIIGFAELLATGQAGPLKARQTQFASIILDSGRRLLSVINDILDLATLEVVKVALEPGEITLPALLQDCLTLVKGRAFKHRINLALQIAPGVDAMRADARRLKQILYNLLSNAVKFTADGGKVALSARHARRTQAGTEVDGVEFAVTDSGIGIAAGDIDKLFQPFVQLDAAGARRYEGSGLGLVISRRLAELHGGAVEVQSEPGQGSCFTVWLPLAPPASAAAAERGSTKEIP; this comes from the coding sequence ATGAATGAGAAGCAAACGCCGGTCAGGGTGCTGATCGTGGACGACAACCCGGGCAAGCGCGCCGCGCTCGCCGCCGCGCTGGAGGGCCTGGACCTCGCGCTCGCCACGGTCGATTCCGGCGCACAAGCCCTGCGCGAGCTGCTGGCGCAGGATTTCGCGCTGGCGCTGCTGGACGTGAACATGCCGATCATGGACGGCTTCGAGACCGCGACGATGATCCGCGGCCGGCCGCGCTCGGCGCATCTGCCGATCATCTTCGTCACCGCCGAGCGCGACGCCGACAGCACGAGGCTGCAGGGCTATGCGCTGGGAGCAGTGGATTACATCGCGAGCCCCATCATTCCCGAAATCCTGCGCGCCAAGGTGGCGGTGTTCGCCGACCTTTACCGGCTGCGCGAGCGCAGCGAACGCAACGGCGAGGAACTGCTGCGCAAGTCCGAACAGATCGAGCGCCAGAACCTGCTGCTGCAATACGCCAACCGGATGAAGGACGAGTTCCTCGCCAACACCTCGCATGAGCTGCGCGCGCCGCTCAATTCCATCATCGGTTTCGCCGAGCTGCTGGCGACAGGCCAGGCGGGGCCGTTGAAGGCGAGGCAGACGCAATTCGCCTCCATAATCCTGGACAGCGGGCGGCGCCTGCTCTCCGTGATCAATGACATCCTCGACCTCGCCACGCTGGAGGTGGTCAAGGTGGCGCTGGAACCGGGCGAGATCACGCTGCCGGCGCTACTGCAGGACTGCTTGACCCTGGTCAAGGGCCGCGCGTTCAAACACCGCATCAACCTTGCGCTGCAGATCGCCCCCGGGGTGGACGCGATGCGCGCCGACGCGCGCAGGCTGAAGCAGATCCTCTACAACCTGCTCTCCAACGCGGTCAAGTTCACCGCGGACGGCGGCAAGGTCGCGCTGTCGGCGCGGCACGCGCGCCGGACGCAGGCCGGCACGGAAGTGGACGGAGTGGAATTCGCGGTGACCGACAGCGGCATCGGCATCGCGGCAGGGGACATCGACAAGCTGTTCCAGCCATTTGTCCAGCTCGACGCAGCGGGGGCGCGCCGCTACGAGGGGTCCGGGCTCGGGCTCGTTATCAGCAGGCGCCTGGCCGAACTGCACGGCGGCGCGGTGGAGGTACAAAGCGAGCCCGGCCAGGGCAGTTGCTTCACCGTCTGGCTGCCGCTCGCGCCGCCTGCCTCGGCCGCGGCGGCCGAGCGCGGATCAACCAAGGAGATACCGTGA
- a CDS encoding PAS domain S-box protein has protein sequence MGSAPRTVLVVEDDEHNRLLLETLLADDGLAATMVADGAAALAAVAARLPDLVILDILLPGGMDGFEVVRRLKADPRTQPIPIIILTALLDLESRIAGLQAGAEEFLCKPVDRIELTTRVRNLLKLKEYQDFLAEHNRILEERVLERTASLAASDEHFRAVTQTADAAIVTADAAGTIIGWNAGAERMFGYTGAEVIGQALTLLIPERYRERHLGGMQRVLAGGERHVIGKSVELHGMTKRGNEFPLELSLSEWETAQGRFFTGIIRDITERKQAQDALLSQLDELRRWEDVGLGREDRVQELKREINELCRRLDEPARYPSEEPAPAQSQAAKPKP, from the coding sequence ATGGGGTCCGCTCCAAGAACCGTCCTGGTGGTGGAAGACGACGAGCACAATCGCCTGCTGCTGGAGACGCTGTTGGCCGACGACGGCCTTGCGGCGACGATGGTCGCGGACGGCGCGGCGGCCCTGGCGGCGGTGGCGGCCCGGCTCCCCGATCTCGTCATTCTGGACATCCTGCTGCCCGGCGGCATGGACGGCTTCGAAGTGGTCCGGCGTCTCAAGGCCGACCCGCGCACGCAGCCGATTCCCATCATCATACTCACCGCTCTGCTCGACCTGGAATCCCGCATCGCGGGTCTGCAGGCGGGCGCGGAAGAGTTCCTGTGCAAGCCGGTGGACCGAATCGAGCTGACGACGCGCGTGAGGAATCTGCTCAAGTTGAAGGAGTACCAGGATTTTCTGGCCGAGCACAACCGGATACTCGAAGAGCGGGTGCTGGAACGTACGGCCTCCCTCGCGGCGAGCGATGAGCACTTCCGGGCAGTGACTCAAACCGCCGACGCCGCCATCGTCACCGCCGACGCCGCTGGCACGATCATCGGATGGAACGCGGGGGCCGAACGGATGTTCGGCTACACCGGGGCCGAGGTCATCGGTCAAGCGCTCACCCTGTTGATACCCGAGCGCTACCGGGAGCGGCATCTCGGCGGAATGCAGCGGGTACTCGCCGGCGGCGAGCGGCATGTGATCGGCAAGAGCGTCGAACTGCACGGCATGACCAAGCGAGGCAACGAGTTTCCGCTGGAACTCTCGCTGTCCGAATGGGAAACCGCGCAAGGGCGCTTTTTCACCGGAATCATACGCGACATCACCGAGCGCAAGCAGGCGCAAGACGCGCTTTTGAGCCAACTGGACGAACTGCGGCGCTGGGAGGATGTGGGGCTCGGCCGCGAGGACCGCGTGCAGGAACTCAAGCGCGAGATAAACGAACTCTGCCGCCGCCTGGACGAGCCGGCGCGCTATCCCAGCGAGGAACCCGCGCCGGCGCAATCGCAGGCAGCGAAGCCCAAGCCATGA